A single Triticum dicoccoides isolate Atlit2015 ecotype Zavitan chromosome 2A, WEW_v2.0, whole genome shotgun sequence DNA region contains:
- the LOC119354832 gene encoding uncharacterized protein LOC119354832 — MELYSVLATPVFGRMDTFYGRCKRTSWWFLSFYKVGSKFIGAIMGAGDLNIQTEDGNIGMPSNVCCVIVEYLSGGALKIILIKNRRRKLSCKVVVQISVDLARGCPVFANIVHRNGPPMPCSSRIGANSPPPPPPSPCVQQRSREELEPQRWSMVPSPSSLAREAWAAETAGSVRPSRCRPSTLEDNVFVQLICTVSMPGC; from the exons ATGGAGTTATACTCAGTGTTAGCTACACCTGTTTTTGGTCGCATGGATACTTTTTATGGTCGGTGTAAGCGCACAAGCTGGTGGTTCCTGAGTTTTTATAAAGTAGGGAGTAAG TTTATAGGGGCtataatgggtgctggggatctgaATATTCAAACAGAAGATGGAAATATTGGCATGCCAAGTAATGTCTGTTGTGTCATTGTGGAGTACCTTTCTGGAGGTGCATTGAAAATAATTCTGATAAAGAACAGGAGAAGGAAGTTATCTTGTAAAGTTGTGGTCCAGATATCTGTTGACCTTGCCAGAGG ATGTCCTGTATTTGCTAATATTGTCCATAGGAATGGCCCTCCTATGCCCTGCTCCTCTCGCATTGGCGCAAATTCGCCTCCTCCCCCACCTCCGTCTCCATGTGTGCAACAACGATCCCGGGAGGAGCTCGAGCCGCAGCGATGGTCCATGGTGCCGTCACCGTCATCTTTGGCAAGAGAAGCGTGGGCTGCAGAGACGGCCGGATCCGTCCGACCCTCGCGCTGCCGTCCGTCCACCCTCGAG GATAATGTGTTTGTTCAGCTGATCTGTACAGTTTCAATGCCGGGTTGTTAA